One Kribbella sp. NBC_00662 genomic region harbors:
- a CDS encoding nucleotidyltransferase domain-containing protein: MTGDERQQAVIARAAEVLPQDERVLGVYLIGSYATGAADRFSDVDAHLVVTDDSVEWFGEHWDDVLRELTGPTVLTDRVPGLTGGLGITPDWLHVDLFVHPLASFERGQYDGVRVLFDRDGTLFPEGDVAPKGGRPGEPYWPAINVNLFFYFLGNLVTVLGRDERIVGNQGVGALRDLLVALMLAERGVRRTSGAKRLNALLSDEQRAVLDAIPAVGTEPADIIAANQYICREFITRGRALAKLTDNPWPTEFVDATLRHLRNHFHVEFS; encoded by the coding sequence ATGACTGGGGATGAGCGGCAGCAGGCGGTGATCGCGCGGGCGGCCGAGGTCCTGCCGCAGGACGAGCGGGTGCTCGGGGTGTACCTCATCGGGAGCTACGCGACCGGGGCAGCCGACCGGTTCAGCGATGTCGACGCACATCTCGTGGTGACGGACGACAGCGTCGAGTGGTTCGGAGAGCACTGGGACGACGTACTGCGGGAGCTGACCGGGCCGACCGTGTTGACGGATCGAGTCCCCGGGCTGACCGGTGGGCTGGGGATCACACCGGACTGGTTGCACGTGGATCTGTTCGTGCACCCGTTGGCGTCGTTCGAACGGGGCCAGTACGACGGGGTGCGGGTCCTGTTCGACCGGGACGGGACGCTGTTCCCGGAGGGCGACGTCGCGCCGAAGGGCGGTCGACCCGGAGAACCGTACTGGCCTGCGATCAACGTCAACCTCTTCTTCTACTTCCTCGGGAACCTGGTGACGGTCCTCGGACGCGACGAGCGGATCGTCGGCAACCAGGGCGTCGGCGCACTCCGCGATCTACTCGTCGCGCTCATGCTGGCCGAACGCGGCGTACGCCGAACCAGTGGAGCCAAGCGCCTCAACGCCCTCCTCTCCGACGAGCAACGCGCCGTGCTGGATGCCATCCCTGCCGTCGGCACCGAGCCGGCCGACATCATCGCGGCGAATCAGTACATCTGCCGCGAGTTCATCACCCGCGGCAGAGCGCTGGCCAAGCTCACCGACAACCCCTGGCCGACCGAGTTCGTCGACGCAACCCTCAGGCACCTCCGGAACCATTTCCACGTCGAGTTCTCCTGA
- a CDS encoding uridine kinase, whose product MTTRQAVLTRLIESIVGISRDHPVRVAVDGPDTAGKTTLADELAAALSGIRPAIRVSVDDYIRPAEQRPQSPGVPAAGYFDDNFDLAALIAGYLTPFGPGGDRTYLAADGTTGSAPYDAVLLVDGVFLLQAGLRPYWDIGICLHIGEDEMLRRGLLRDRDRYGGEDATRGVFETQFVPGWRAYQAQHDPAAAATIVIDHDDPSHPAIRPGSASDGNVGRQR is encoded by the coding sequence GTGACGACTCGGCAGGCCGTTCTCACACGGTTGATCGAGTCGATCGTCGGCATTTCCCGCGATCATCCGGTGCGGGTCGCGGTGGACGGGCCGGATACGGCCGGCAAGACGACGCTGGCCGACGAGCTGGCAGCCGCGTTGTCCGGCATCCGTCCGGCGATCAGGGTCAGCGTCGACGACTACATCCGCCCTGCCGAGCAGCGACCGCAGTCGCCAGGCGTCCCCGCAGCGGGCTATTTCGACGACAATTTCGACCTGGCTGCGCTGATCGCCGGGTACCTGACTCCGTTCGGGCCGGGTGGTGATCGCACCTATCTGGCCGCGGACGGCACGACCGGGAGTGCGCCGTACGACGCGGTCCTGCTCGTCGATGGAGTGTTCCTGTTGCAGGCCGGACTGCGCCCGTACTGGGATATCGGTATCTGCCTGCACATCGGCGAGGACGAGATGCTGCGGAGGGGCCTGCTCCGCGATCGAGACCGGTACGGCGGTGAGGATGCTACGCGGGGAGTGTTCGAGACGCAGTTCGTCCCGGGCTGGCGCGCGTACCAGGCTCAGCACGATCCGGCCGCGGCCGCCACCATCGTCATCGACCACGACGACCCGTCCCACCCGGCGATCCGGCCCGGCAGCGCGAGCGACGGAAATGTCGGGCGGCAGCGCTAG